One window of the Methanococcus voltae genome contains the following:
- a CDS encoding 50S ribosomal protein L31e: MENERIYTIPLRDVTNKVPTTKRAPRAIKKIREYLKKHMKSDNVKLDNSINEKVWERSLNKIPARVRVKVVKEDDVVIATLVE, encoded by the coding sequence ATGGAAAACGAAAGAATATACACAATACCATTAAGAGATGTAACAAACAAAGTACCAACAACTAAAAGAGCTCCAAGAGCTATAAAGAAAATCAGAGAATATTTAAAAAAACACATGAAATCAGATAATGTGAAATTAGATAATTCAATTAACGAAAAAGTATGGGAAAGAAGTTTAAACAAAATCCCTGCTAGAGTTAGAGTAAAAGTCGTTAAAGAAGACGATGTTGTTATTGCTACATTAGTTGAATAA